The proteins below are encoded in one region of Candidatus Bathyarchaeota archaeon A05DMB-5:
- a CDS encoding sulfide/dihydroorotate dehydrogenase-like FAD/NAD-binding protein, which yields MYKILKNEELAPKIKLFEVYAPEMAEKAKPGQFIIVIVDEKGERVPLTIADYDAKKGTISFVFNEVGKSTKQLGLLKKGDSIWNITGPLGNPSEIKHFGRVLCVAGGVMIAPMRLQVKALRYAGNVVVTVVGARIKDLLFYEDEIKALSNEFYVATDDGSKGFKGLDFLKDVLAKEKFDRCVVMGPVVMMKNVSEITKPFGIPTVVTLTPIMVDGMGMCGVCRVTVDRKMMFGCVDGPEFDGHKVDFDGLIKRQRMFLPEERLSSLLWELHGGCRCGGK from the coding sequence ATGTATAAGATTTTGAAGAATGAAGAGTTGGCTCCAAAGATTAAGTTGTTTGAGGTTTATGCTCCTGAAATGGCTGAGAAGGCTAAGCCTGGACAATTCATTATTGTGATTGTTGACGAGAAAGGCGAGCGTGTTCCGCTTACTATTGCTGATTACGACGCGAAAAAAGGGACTATCTCTTTTGTTTTCAATGAGGTTGGCAAATCCACTAAGCAGTTGGGGCTTTTGAAGAAAGGCGATAGCATATGGAACATTACTGGTCCGCTTGGTAATCCTTCAGAAATTAAGCATTTTGGGCGGGTTTTGTGTGTTGCTGGTGGTGTGATGATTGCGCCTATGCGTTTGCAAGTTAAAGCATTGCGTTATGCAGGTAATGTTGTTGTCACGGTTGTTGGCGCGCGGATTAAGGATTTGCTTTTCTATGAGGATGAAATTAAGGCGTTAAGTAATGAGTTTTACGTGGCGACTGATGATGGTTCTAAGGGGTTTAAGGGTTTAGATTTTCTTAAGGATGTTCTTGCTAAGGAGAAGTTTGACCGTTGTGTTGTTATGGGTCCCGTTGTTATGATGAAGAATGTTAGCGAAATCACGAAGCCTTTTGGTATTCCAACAGTTGTGACTTTGACGCCTATCATGGTTGATGGTATGGGAATGTGTGGCGTTTGCAGGGTCACTGTTGACAGGAAAATGATGTTTGGGTGTGTTGATGGTCCAGAGTTTGATGGACACAAGGTGGATTTTGACGGTTTGATTAAGCGTCAACGCATGTTTCTGCCAGAAGAGCGTTTAAGCTCGCTTTTATGGGAGTTGCATGGAGGTTGCCGTTGTGGCGGAAAGTAA
- a CDS encoding hydrogenase iron-sulfur subunit — MNEKCVSAVTINQDYCSRCSICYSVCPYEAITRDAETGKVEIDIQKCQVCGICYSACPVFAIEMVYYDYNTLVDYVDCMRKKVKSDTLVLMCRGNSPSTCEIEEILAEQGLSVKDYVPLRLPCSGRVPTEFIFKVLKSGIKNVVSVQCEDAFCRFKEGTKINTRRLLLGRSVLEQLGFSKDAVKVVKYSRKVVYETEKCVGCDKCVFICPYAAIEAEPFATPKILYDYCMGCGACQLVCPHHAIQVKGFEFENVLKRYGEAAKKLKVGGKTPVILVFSCQWSEFKALDDPESELFKKRNAVVLEVPCFKALDPVHVVNALQNGFDGVMAVVCSAEDCKLQEGRDTAERNTTVLKDALKKMGLQERFMLFEASPRCVGDFNQKLDVFWKQVTALPPLKLVKVEA, encoded by the coding sequence ATGAATGAAAAATGCGTTAGTGCAGTAACTATCAATCAAGATTACTGTAGCCGTTGTTCAATTTGTTATTCAGTCTGTCCGTATGAAGCTATAACGCGAGATGCTGAGACTGGCAAAGTCGAAATAGACATACAGAAGTGCCAAGTTTGCGGTATATGTTACAGTGCTTGTCCAGTTTTTGCCATTGAAATGGTATACTATGACTACAATACACTAGTAGATTACGTGGACTGCATGAGGAAAAAGGTGAAGAGTGACACGCTTGTTTTGATGTGCCGTGGAAACTCGCCTTCAACGTGTGAAATTGAAGAAATCTTGGCTGAGCAGGGCTTAAGCGTCAAGGATTATGTTCCCTTGCGTTTGCCGTGTTCTGGGCGTGTTCCAACAGAATTCATTTTTAAGGTCTTGAAATCCGGCATCAAGAATGTTGTTTCGGTTCAGTGTGAAGATGCGTTCTGCCGTTTTAAGGAAGGCACGAAGATTAACACGAGACGGCTTCTTTTGGGCAGAAGTGTGCTTGAACAGTTGGGTTTCAGCAAAGACGCCGTGAAAGTTGTGAAGTATTCTCGGAAAGTTGTTTATGAAACTGAAAAATGTGTTGGCTGCGACAAATGTGTTTTCATATGTCCATACGCTGCTATTGAAGCTGAACCTTTCGCGACTCCCAAAATACTTTACGATTACTGTATGGGCTGTGGCGCGTGTCAACTTGTTTGTCCACACCATGCCATTCAAGTTAAAGGTTTCGAGTTTGAAAATGTTCTAAAACGTTATGGAGAAGCCGCTAAAAAACTAAAGGTTGGAGGAAAAACACCAGTAATATTGGTGTTCAGTTGCCAATGGTCAGAGTTTAAGGCTTTGGATGACCCTGAAAGCGAGCTTTTCAAGAAGCGAAATGCTGTTGTCTTGGAGGTTCCATGTTTTAAGGCGCTTGACCCAGTACACGTTGTTAACGCGTTGCAGAACGGCTTTGACGGCGTAATGGCAGTTGTGTGCTCTGCAGAAGACTGCAAACTGCAAGAAGGAAGGGACACGGCAGAAAGAAACACGACAGTGCTAAAAGACGCTTTGAAAAAAATGGGTTTGCAAGAACGTTTTATGCTTTTTGAAGCTTCTCCAAGATGCGTAGGTGACTTTAACCAAAAGTTGGATGTGTTTTGGAAACAAGTTACGGCTTTGCCGCCTTTGAAACTGGTGAAAGTGGAGGCTTAG
- the trxB gene encoding thioredoxin-disulfide reductase: MENWELIIIGAGPAGLAAGIYGARSGLKTLILEGKMAGGTAVDAPLIENYPGFQSINGMELAQKMAAHCRGTGVTIREFESVIGLDLKGEKKIVKTNRAVYEANAVIIASGSHYRELNVPGEKEFRGRGVSYCGICDGPLFKDKRVLVVGGGNSAVMTALYLAGLASEVKIAHRRSEFRAEEALVKDLAAKKNIEILWNTEVREIQGEKLVTKVILFNNQSGETREMAIDGVFIQVGEDPNSQLAKEAGVEVDERGYIKIDIFQRTNVPGVYAAGDVTNHPVKQVGAAVGQGITAALEAYGYIRRPYYKK, from the coding sequence ATGGAAAATTGGGAATTAATAATCATTGGCGCTGGGCCTGCTGGACTTGCCGCTGGAATTTACGGCGCAAGAAGCGGTCTAAAAACACTCATTTTAGAAGGAAAAATGGCTGGAGGCACAGCTGTGGATGCTCCATTAATTGAGAATTATCCTGGATTTCAAAGCATAAATGGAATGGAACTGGCACAGAAGATGGCAGCGCACTGTAGAGGCACAGGCGTGACAATCCGCGAATTCGAAAGCGTAATTGGCTTGGACCTTAAAGGCGAAAAGAAAATCGTGAAAACCAACAGAGCAGTTTACGAGGCAAACGCTGTCATCATTGCGTCTGGTTCGCATTATCGCGAACTTAATGTTCCGGGCGAAAAGGAATTTCGCGGGAGAGGTGTTAGCTATTGTGGAATCTGTGATGGCCCATTATTTAAGGATAAGCGTGTTCTCGTTGTTGGTGGTGGAAACTCAGCGGTGATGACGGCTTTATATCTTGCTGGACTTGCATCTGAAGTTAAAATTGCTCATCGCAGAAGCGAGTTTCGCGCTGAAGAAGCTCTTGTTAAAGATTTGGCTGCGAAAAAGAACATTGAAATTTTGTGGAATACTGAAGTGCGGGAAATTCAAGGCGAAAAACTAGTTACAAAAGTAATATTGTTTAATAATCAAAGTGGCGAAACCCGAGAGATGGCAATCGATGGCGTTTTCATTCAAGTCGGCGAGGACCCAAACAGTCAATTGGCAAAGGAGGCTGGTGTTGAAGTTGACGAGCGTGGCTACATTAAAATCGACATTTTCCAACGCACAAATGTTCCTGGAGTTTACGCTGCAGGCGACGTTACAAATCACCCCGTCAAGCAAGTTGGAGCAGCAGTTGGGCAAGGCATAACGGCAGCATTAGAAGCTTATGGGTACATTAGGAGACCATATTACAAAAAATAG
- a CDS encoding arsenite methyltransferase, with product MVREEKIKKIVRKSYAKAAKRESCCCGNSSECNTNYEKIGYSKTELESLPEGAAFSLGCGNPVALASLKKGETVLDLGSGGGLDCFLTAKKVGEKGHVIGVDMTPEMIDKARENCRKGGYKNVEFRLGEIENLPVADNTVDVIISNCVINLSPNKKRVFEEAFRVLKPGGRLMISDIVLLKELPKTIKENEQAYVGCISGAVMKAQYLELIKNAGFQDVKVVEETRFPVNFVVDDPSAKAMMKDFDISLEEMKEYANSIASIKVYGIKPK from the coding sequence TTGGTAAGAGAAGAAAAGATCAAGAAAATAGTGAGAAAAAGCTACGCTAAGGCTGCTAAAAGAGAATCTTGCTGCTGCGGCAACAGTTCAGAATGCAACACAAATTATGAGAAGATTGGTTACAGCAAAACAGAACTGGAATCGCTTCCCGAAGGCGCCGCTTTCAGTCTTGGATGTGGAAATCCAGTAGCGCTTGCATCACTTAAGAAAGGCGAAACAGTTCTTGACCTTGGTTCTGGCGGCGGACTTGACTGTTTTCTTACAGCGAAAAAAGTTGGAGAAAAAGGACACGTCATCGGCGTTGATATGACTCCTGAAATGATTGACAAGGCAAGAGAAAACTGTAGAAAAGGCGGATACAAAAATGTGGAGTTTCGACTTGGAGAAATTGAGAATCTTCCAGTTGCAGACAACACAGTTGATGTTATCATTTCAAACTGCGTCATCAACCTTTCACCAAACAAAAAGAGAGTTTTCGAAGAAGCCTTCAGAGTGCTAAAGCCTGGTGGAAGATTAATGATTTCTGACATCGTCTTGCTGAAAGAGCTACCCAAAACGATAAAGGAAAACGAGCAAGCATACGTTGGCTGCATTTCCGGAGCAGTGATGAAGGCCCAATATCTCGAATTAATCAAAAACGCTGGCTTTCAAGACGTTAAGGTTGTTGAAGAAACACGTTTCCCCGTAAATTTCGTTGTTGACGACCCATCTGCAAAGGCTATGATGAAAGATTTTGACATTTCACTGGAAGAAATGAAAGAATACGCTAACTCAATTGCCAGCATCAAAGTCTACGGCATAAAACCAAAATAG
- a CDS encoding AbrB/MazE/SpoVT family DNA-binding domain-containing protein: MSNNKGCCKVDAVVTVDSKGQIVLPKDLREKAKLKPNDKLAVIGCEHNGEVCCIMMVKAEALGNTVKNMLGPILKDVFK; the protein is encoded by the coding sequence ATGAGTAACAATAAGGGATGTTGCAAAGTCGACGCGGTAGTGACGGTTGATTCTAAAGGACAAATCGTTCTGCCAAAAGATTTACGAGAAAAAGCCAAACTGAAACCAAACGATAAATTAGCAGTTATAGGATGCGAACACAACGGCGAAGTATGCTGCATCATGATGGTCAAAGCTGAAGCACTTGGAAACACAGTGAAAAACATGCTTGGACCAATATTGAAGGATGTTTTTAAGTAA
- a CDS encoding (Fe-S)-binding protein: protein MNAQELAQKHKLLECIQCGTCTGSCPVARKANLNVRKYMREVATLGKLTIHPQNELWSCTTCSTCGVRCPKEINPYEFLIDIRSMAVEEGQIAPTIRDALESIFKNGNPWARIRNKRSEWSQGLNLKHISQGAEFLYYVGCTSAYDPRVQSVAKSLGACFQKAGLNFGVLGDEETCCGSEVYGMGEKGLFDFLVEENMKIFNKYNVKQAVTSCPHGFHAFKNRYNQTSVEMQHHTQLLAKLIDEKKLVFTKEVNKKVIYHDPCFLGKQNNIYEEPRKVIESVPGVKLLEFDRSRARSLCCEGGGGRLWVDIPGPRLAEIRVKDAVEAGAEILAVACPFCLLTIEDAVKTTGNEGKIQIMDIAELLALAI from the coding sequence ATGAACGCTCAAGAACTCGCACAGAAACATAAACTTCTCGAATGCATCCAATGTGGAACATGCACTGGAAGCTGTCCAGTAGCAAGAAAAGCTAACTTAAACGTTAGAAAATACATGCGCGAAGTCGCCACACTTGGCAAGTTAACAATTCATCCGCAGAATGAGTTGTGGAGTTGCACGACATGCTCCACATGCGGCGTGCGATGCCCAAAAGAAATAAACCCATACGAATTTCTAATTGACATTCGCAGCATGGCTGTCGAAGAAGGACAAATTGCACCGACAATTCGCGATGCATTGGAAAGCATATTCAAAAATGGCAACCCTTGGGCACGAATTCGGAACAAACGTTCAGAATGGAGTCAAGGCTTAAATCTCAAACATATTTCGCAAGGCGCAGAATTCCTCTATTATGTTGGTTGCACATCAGCCTATGACCCGAGAGTGCAAAGCGTAGCCAAAAGCCTCGGGGCGTGTTTTCAGAAAGCCGGATTAAACTTTGGCGTGTTGGGCGATGAGGAGACGTGTTGTGGAAGCGAAGTTTACGGTATGGGCGAGAAAGGCTTGTTCGATTTTCTCGTTGAAGAAAACATGAAAATTTTCAACAAATACAATGTAAAGCAAGCTGTAACAAGCTGTCCTCACGGGTTTCACGCATTCAAGAATAGATATAATCAAACAAGCGTTGAAATGCAACATCACACGCAACTACTTGCAAAACTGATAGACGAGAAAAAACTAGTTTTCACAAAAGAAGTTAACAAAAAAGTAATCTATCACGACCCATGCTTCCTCGGAAAACAAAACAACATCTACGAAGAACCACGCAAAGTCATCGAAAGCGTGCCAGGAGTTAAACTGTTAGAATTTGACCGTTCAAGAGCCAGAAGCCTTTGCTGCGAAGGTGGTGGTGGAAGACTTTGGGTTGACATTCCAGGTCCACGTTTGGCAGAAATCCGCGTTAAGGATGCTGTTGAAGCTGGAGCGGAAATTTTGGCTGTGGCATGTCCATTCTGTCTATTAACCATAGAAGATGCTGTTAAGACGACTGGAAATGAGGGCAAAATCCAGATAATGGATATAGCGGAACTGCTTGCTTTGGCGATTTAG
- a CDS encoding 4Fe-4S binding protein, translated as MEKKTPRIGIFVCECGGNIGDVVDVKAVVDAIKNWEGVAVAKYHKYLCSKPAQEMIIEAIKKENLDRVVVASCTPRMHLATFQSVLERAGLNPYMLEFVNIREQDSWVMGPHPSQEATKKAVSLIRGGYERSKELEPLETISEKGSREILIVGGGIAGITAALELGYLGYKVHLVERKPSIGGNMAKLTKVFPTLDCAQCILTPRMAEVGRNSNVNLLTYAEVQEVSGRPGNYNVKVFMKPRGVDVQKCRSCGVCAKVCPVSVPDEFNEGLSKRKAAYIEFPQAVPSAYVIDFEACNKCRKCEQLCPAKAINIDDAGQVVELKVGGIILATGYQLYDARKLETFGYGVYKDVITMMDLERFVSATGPTGGYVKRADGIDVKRVAIVLCAGSRDKKYIPYCSRICCMYALKQAFVLKKMLGIDVTIYYTDIRATGKGYEDLYWRDQEAGVTFIRGKVAEVFKNNSNGKLVVQAEDTLTGEVGEAEFDMVALATPMVPPKGLKELAEKMKVSIGEDGFITEKHPKLDPVDSLVTGIFACGCALSPKDVRDTVSDGLGAAAKAALFLKSDYVTTSPEKAFVIADLCNGCQACVPVCPVNAITMQNGKAKVDPFQCVGCGACIPVCPQEAIDFRNSTSRQLFAQLRGVLADKDAGEVRVVAFVDKNVGYTGMDFLGLDRANYPENIRIIAVPSTAILGRKHLLSAFAFGADGVLVIEGSEEIDEKFTKKRMIELGRELAQFGVESMRVRYSYVPLPVYKKAAELFSMFTERIKKFGPLADEKRNAIRQKLNV; from the coding sequence ATGGAAAAGAAAACACCGAGAATCGGGATTTTCGTCTGCGAATGCGGCGGAAACATAGGCGACGTTGTGGACGTTAAAGCAGTTGTTGACGCAATTAAAAATTGGGAAGGTGTAGCAGTAGCCAAATATCACAAGTATTTATGTTCTAAACCAGCTCAGGAAATGATTATTGAAGCCATAAAAAAGGAGAATCTGGACAGAGTTGTAGTTGCTAGCTGCACGCCGCGTATGCACCTTGCTACTTTTCAAAGCGTGCTGGAAAGGGCTGGGTTAAATCCTTACATGCTTGAGTTTGTGAATATTCGAGAACAAGATTCTTGGGTTATGGGTCCACATCCATCGCAGGAAGCTACGAAGAAAGCGGTAAGCTTGATTAGGGGTGGTTATGAGCGGAGTAAGGAGCTTGAGCCTTTAGAAACTATCAGCGAGAAGGGTTCGCGGGAAATTCTTATTGTTGGCGGTGGAATTGCTGGGATTACGGCTGCGCTTGAGCTTGGTTATTTGGGTTATAAAGTGCATTTGGTTGAGCGAAAGCCGAGTATCGGCGGGAACATGGCGAAGTTGACGAAGGTTTTTCCAACTTTAGATTGTGCACAGTGTATTTTGACGCCGAGGATGGCTGAGGTTGGTAGGAATTCGAATGTTAATTTGCTTACTTATGCTGAGGTGCAAGAAGTTAGTGGGCGTCCTGGTAATTATAATGTTAAGGTGTTTATGAAACCGCGTGGTGTGGATGTTCAGAAGTGTAGAAGTTGTGGTGTGTGTGCTAAGGTTTGTCCGGTTTCTGTTCCGGACGAGTTTAATGAGGGTTTGTCGAAGCGAAAGGCGGCTTACATTGAGTTTCCGCAGGCTGTTCCTTCTGCTTATGTGATAGATTTTGAGGCTTGTAACAAGTGCCGTAAATGTGAGCAGCTTTGTCCTGCTAAAGCCATTAATATTGATGATGCTGGGCAGGTTGTGGAGTTGAAGGTTGGCGGCATAATTTTGGCTACTGGTTATCAGCTTTATGATGCGCGTAAACTTGAGACTTTTGGTTATGGTGTTTACAAGGATGTTATTACGATGATGGATTTGGAGCGGTTTGTTTCTGCGACTGGTCCAACTGGTGGGTATGTTAAGCGTGCGGATGGCATTGATGTTAAGCGTGTGGCGATTGTTTTGTGTGCTGGTTCGCGTGATAAGAAATATATTCCTTATTGTAGCCGCATTTGTTGCATGTACGCTTTGAAGCAGGCTTTTGTGTTGAAGAAGATGTTGGGTATTGATGTTACGATTTATTATACGGATATTAGGGCTACTGGAAAGGGTTATGAGGATTTGTATTGGCGTGATCAGGAAGCTGGTGTTACTTTTATTCGTGGGAAAGTGGCGGAAGTTTTTAAGAATAACAGTAATGGTAAGCTTGTGGTTCAGGCTGAGGACACGTTGACTGGTGAGGTTGGCGAAGCAGAGTTTGACATGGTTGCTTTGGCGACGCCCATGGTTCCTCCTAAGGGTTTGAAGGAGCTTGCGGAGAAGATGAAGGTTTCGATTGGTGAGGATGGTTTCATAACTGAGAAGCATCCGAAGCTTGACCCTGTGGATTCGCTTGTTACTGGAATTTTTGCTTGTGGTTGCGCTTTGAGTCCGAAGGATGTGCGTGATACGGTTAGTGATGGTTTGGGGGCTGCTGCTAAGGCGGCTTTGTTTTTGAAGAGTGATTATGTTACTACGAGTCCGGAGAAGGCGTTTGTGATTGCGGATTTGTGTAACGGTTGTCAAGCATGTGTGCCTGTTTGCCCAGTTAATGCGATAACGATGCAGAATGGTAAGGCTAAGGTTGACCCGTTTCAGTGTGTTGGGTGCGGTGCTTGTATTCCTGTTTGTCCGCAGGAAGCGATTGATTTTCGGAATTCGACGAGTAGGCAGTTGTTTGCGCAGTTGCGTGGAGTGCTTGCGGATAAGGATGCTGGCGAAGTGCGGGTTGTGGCGTTTGTGGATAAGAATGTTGGGTATACAGGTATGGACTTTTTGGGTTTGGACCGTGCGAATTATCCGGAGAATATTCGTATTATCGCGGTTCCTTCTACGGCGATTTTGGGTAGGAAGCATTTGCTTAGTGCGTTTGCTTTTGGTGCAGATGGTGTTTTGGTGATTGAAGGTAGTGAGGAGATTGATGAGAAGTTTACGAAGAAGCGGATGATTGAGTTGGGTCGGGAGTTGGCGCAGTTTGGTGTGGAAAGCATGCGTGTGCGGTATAGTTATGTGCCTTTGCCAGTTTATAAGAAGGCTGCGGAGTTGTTTTCGATGTTTACTGAGCGTATTAAGAAATTTGGTCCTTTGGCGGACGAGAAGCGGAATGCGATAAGGCAGAAGTTGAATGTTTAG
- the tgtA gene encoding tRNA guanosine(15) transglycosylase TgtA — protein MNFEVRERDLLARIGRLKTKSGIVETPLLFPVVNPSIQPIPPKRIMTEFGLNALITNAYIIRKRFHDQPIQQGLHKFLGFDGAIMTDSGAYQILVYGNIDITQKEIIQYQEQIDTDIATILDIPTGWKVTKTHAQNTVKETLKRARQLFKTKTRDDILWVGPVQGGKHLDLVAKSAREMSKLPFQIHALGSPTEVMETYRFDVLVDMIMTAKMNLPSDRPLHLFGAGHPFMFALAIALGCDFFDSAAYAIYARQNRYMTDSGTHHLNDLDYFPCTCPKCAKVTPKQVLEMPKNEREVFLAEHNLYVCVAELKRIKQAIKDGRLWEHLEMRAHVHPSLLQALKQLKKYEEFIEKHSPTTKPSGLFYYSSVGLMRPEIVRHKKRLTERYTPPKNAKTLLLVPQTRTKPFHKSPEFKQIQKSLNKNLNDMHICFYAAPFGVIPIELDEVYPLSQHETAMPLDKETIEYVANQIANYIKRTNYKTITLIHYPQNWNKTILKACKKACKQKPITLKILNTK, from the coding sequence ATGAATTTTGAGGTTAGGGAGCGGGATTTGCTTGCGAGGATTGGTAGGTTAAAAACTAAAAGCGGTATTGTTGAGACTCCTTTGTTGTTTCCTGTTGTTAACCCTTCTATTCAGCCTATTCCGCCGAAAAGGATAATGACTGAGTTTGGCTTAAACGCGTTAATAACCAACGCTTACATAATCCGCAAGCGTTTCCATGATCAGCCTATACAGCAAGGCTTACACAAGTTTTTAGGCTTTGACGGTGCAATAATGACGGATTCTGGCGCCTACCAAATCCTCGTTTACGGCAACATAGACATCACACAAAAAGAAATAATCCAATACCAAGAACAGATAGACACGGACATCGCTACAATCCTAGACATTCCAACAGGCTGGAAAGTCACAAAAACCCACGCACAAAACACAGTAAAAGAAACACTAAAACGTGCACGACAGCTTTTCAAAACCAAAACCCGCGATGACATCCTATGGGTTGGTCCAGTCCAAGGAGGCAAACATCTAGATTTAGTGGCTAAATCCGCCCGCGAAATGAGCAAGTTGCCCTTCCAAATTCACGCTTTAGGAAGCCCAACAGAAGTCATGGAAACCTACCGCTTCGACGTACTCGTAGACATGATAATGACTGCAAAAATGAACTTGCCATCAGACAGACCCTTACACCTTTTCGGTGCTGGACACCCCTTCATGTTCGCATTGGCAATAGCTCTCGGATGCGACTTCTTCGACTCTGCAGCCTACGCCATATACGCCCGCCAAAACCGCTACATGACAGACTCGGGCACACACCATTTAAACGACCTAGACTATTTCCCATGTACATGCCCAAAATGCGCAAAGGTGACGCCGAAACAAGTTTTGGAAATGCCCAAAAACGAAAGAGAAGTCTTCCTTGCAGAACACAACCTATACGTCTGTGTTGCAGAGCTAAAACGCATAAAACAAGCCATAAAAGACGGACGTCTATGGGAACACCTGGAAATGCGAGCCCACGTCCACCCCTCACTGCTCCAAGCGTTAAAACAATTAAAGAAATATGAAGAATTCATCGAAAAACATAGCCCAACAACAAAACCAAGCGGACTCTTCTACTATAGCTCAGTAGGATTAATGCGACCAGAAATAGTCCGCCACAAAAAACGCTTAACAGAAAGATACACACCACCCAAAAACGCAAAAACTCTCTTGCTTGTGCCACAGACACGAACAAAACCCTTCCACAAATCACCAGAATTCAAACAAATCCAAAAAAGCCTCAACAAAAACTTAAACGACATGCACATTTGCTTTTACGCTGCGCCTTTCGGAGTAATCCCAATCGAACTCGACGAAGTTTACCCCCTCTCACAACACGAAACCGCCATGCCACTCGACAAAGAAACAATAGAATACGTCGCAAACCAAATCGCAAACTACATCAAACGCACAAACTACAAAACCATAACGCTAATACACTACCCACAAAACTGGAACAAAACCATATTAAAAGCGTGCAAAAAAGCCTGCAAACAAAAACCCATCACACTCAAAATCCTAAACACAAAATAG